From Prunus dulcis unplaced genomic scaffold, ALMONDv2, whole genome shotgun sequence, a single genomic window includes:
- the LOC117612733 gene encoding putative disease resistance protein RGA3, with translation MEAANIVLSPALQVIFDRLASPVLQKAADFLGFDDNFRGLQHAVERAQATLEDAEDQQFTSRAARLWLSKLKNAAYDAEDDLHYLTAKRMRNGSDYDDMIGMPPVNNHFQLGDLMHATQTGAVLRALEATINEGLSEFNFKAPSMVDGRTTIRETSSFVIESEIYGREDDKEKLVKLLIFSEACKEGYATCISIFGIGGIGKTTLAQLGYNDDRVIHHFDVRMWIFVSDDFNVKKIMKAIIQSATKDECKLSEIDLLQSRIWNLLHNKRYLIVLDDIWTENQDDWDKLRPLFRGDVDGCKIIVTTRNTKTAFMTDSPNSPFYLKGLAEDDCWALFKQRAFGRTEEEKYPWLLSIGKQMVKKCGGVPLAVKSLGSLMRFKREEQQSLFMQNSDLWKLDACQNKVLPALMLSYIHLPSHLKQCFAFCSIFPRNYEFKKQKLIYLWMAEGLILQEGSKRPEDIGENYFADLLWMSFFQEVELCEGVSITGYKMNDVIHDLARYVAGKEYVILEQGAPPNGLAQIRHSSVVYTYGEITILEALYGEKLLRTLLLIGESGSLRSIGKMFSTFVYLRSLDLSSCTVYNLPESLGIMICLRCLDLSYTPIRLLPESTSKLCALQTLNLFGYHNLRSLPFLGGMTDLRV, from the coding sequence ATGGAAGCAGCAAACATAGTTTTATCCCCTGCTTTGCAAGTGATCTTTGACAGACTGGCATCCCCAGTCCTACAAAAGGCTGCTGATTTCTTGGGTTTTGATGACAACTTCCGGGGTCTACAACATGCCGTGGAGAGGGCTCAAGCTACTCTTGAAGATGCAGAAGATCAACAATTCACCAGCAGAGCTGCCAGACTTTGGTTGTCAAAGCTCAAGAATGCAGCTTATGATGCTGAGGACGATCTGCACTACTTGACTGCTAAAAGAATGAGAAATGGGAGCGATTATGACGACATGATAGGGATGCCACCAGTTAACAATCATTTTCAACTTGGAGACCTTATGCATGCTACCCAAACTGGTGCAGTGCTCCGGGCTTTAGAAGCAACTATAAATGAGGGGCTCAgtgagtttaattttaaagcGCCTAGTATGGTAGATGGTCGAACTACCATAAGAGAGACAAGTTCTTTTGTCATCGAGTCAGAGATATATGGAAGAGAAGATGACAAAGAGAAGTTGGTCAAACTGTTAATATTTTCTGAAGCTTGCAAGGAAGGATATGCAACATGTATTTCAATATTTGGTATTGGAGGAATTGGTAAGACCACTCTTGCTCAATTGGGATATAATGATGACAGGGTAATCCACCACTTTGACGTTAGGATGTGGATTTTTGTCTCTGATGATTTCAATGTTAAGAAGATCATGAAAGCAATTATTCAGTCTGCAACTAAGGATGAATGCAAGTTGTCCGAGATTGACCTACTTCAGTCTCGGATTTGGAATTTGTTGCACAATAAAAGATATCTCATTGTGTTAGATGATATTTGGACTGAAAACCAGGATGATTGGGACAAACTACGACCTTTGTTCAGAGGGGATGTTGATGGATGCAAAATCATTGTCACCACCCGCAATACAAAAACCGCATTCATGACAGACTCCCCAAATTCCCCATTTTATTTGAAGGGTTTAGCAGAGGATGATTGCTGGGCCTTGTTCAAGCAACGGGCTTTTGGGCGAACTGAAGAAGAGAAGTATCCCTGGCTTTTGTCAATTGGAAAGCAAATGGTTAAAAAATGTGGAGGTGTGCCATTAGCAGTAAAAAGTTTGGGAAGTTTAATGCGCTTTAAAAGAGAGGAGCAGCAGTCGTTGTTTATGCAAAATAGTGATCTCTGGAAACTAGATGCATGCCAAAATAAAGTTTTACCCGCTCTGATGTTGAGTTATATTCATCTCCCATCACATCTTAAACAGTGCTTTGCATTCTGCTCAATCTTTCCGAGAAATTATGAATTCAAGAAGCAGAAGTTAATTTATCTATGGATGGCAGAAGGATTAATTCTACAAGAAGGAAGCAAGCGACCAGAAGACATCGGTGAAAACTACTTTGCTGATTTGTTGTGGATGTCTTTCTTTCAAGAAGTAGAGTTATGTGAGGGTGTCAGTATAACTGGATACAAAATGAATGATGTCATTCATGATCTTGCACGATATGTTGCAGGAAAGGAATATGTGATACTTGAACAGGGTGCCCCACCAAATGGACTAGCACAAATTCGCCACTCCTCTGTGGTTTATACGTATGGAGAAATTACAATTCTAGAAGCTCTATATGGGGAAAAACTTTTACGAACTCTCCTATTGATTGGAGAATCCGGCTCATTAAGATCCATTGGAAAAATGTTTTCGACTTTTGTTTACTTGCGTTCGCTGGATCTGAGCAGCTGCACTGTTTACAATTTACCAGAATCGTTGGGTATTATGATATGCTTGAGGTGTCTTGACCTCTCTTACACACCTATTCGTCTGTTACCTGAAAGCACAAGCAAACTTTGTGCTCTGCAGACTTTAAACCTTTTTGGTTATCATAATCTTAGGAGCTTGCCTTTCTTAGGAGGCATGACCGACCTAAGAGTCTAA